The region AGTAACATGCAGGAAAAAAGAGGTGTTAAATCAGACGGAAAGCCGACAATTGGAATCACAATGGGTGATCCAAGCGGCATAGGTCCAGAAATAATTTTAAAGTCTCTCTTTTGTAGCGAAATTCAAAGCATTTGTTCCCCTGTTATTTACGGTGATGCCGAGATATTAAATGAGGCAAAAAAACTAACTGGAATAAAAAATGAATTAAAAATTATAAGCGTTACGAATTTAGACAAAAATGATCTGAGTATTGGAAACCCAAGCGTAAAGGGGGGTGAAGCCAGTATTTTGTACATAAGAGAGGCTGTTAAGCAAGCATTGGAAGGCATAATAGATGCGATCGTGACTGCTCCCATAAGTAAGGAGTCCATTCATCTTGCGGGTTCGATTTATCCTGGACATACAGAGATGCTAAAAGACCTTACAGGTGCTCGAAATGTGGCGATGATGTTTGAAGGAGGAGATTTTCGTGTTGTGCTGGTTACGATACATTGCGCATTGTCCGAGGTGCCGAAATTGATAACACAAAATCGGGTGTTCGATGCGATCGAATTGACTCATAATTCTTTGGTTGAGTTATTCAATATACCGAGTCCCAAAATCGTCGTCTGCGGCTTGAATCCACACGCTGGTGAATCAGGCATCTTTGGGAATGAGGAAATAGAACATATAATACCCGCTGTAAGAAAGGCTAAGGACTTGGGGATAGACGTAACGGGACCACTACCCGCGGACACTATTTTTTATAGGGCACGGCAGGGAATCTGGGACGCAGTCATTACGATGTACCATGATCAGGGTTTGATACCATTCAAGATGCTTTCGTTCGACGATGGTGTAAATGTAACACTGGGTCTTCCGATAATAAGGACTTCGCCGGACCATGGAACAGCGTTTGACATTGCGTGGAGGGGTAAAGCCAATCCTTCGAGTATGATCGCCGCAATCAAGGTTGCGGTGAACCTCGCAAGAAATAGGGCTCCGACTGACAAGCTTTGAAAATATTAATTGGCGTGTTTTTTCTTAATGTATAAGAGTGGTAG is a window of Thermodesulfobacteriota bacterium DNA encoding:
- the pdxA gene encoding 4-hydroxythreonine-4-phosphate dehydrogenase PdxA, with protein sequence SNMQEKRGVKSDGKPTIGITMGDPSGIGPEIILKSLFCSEIQSICSPVIYGDAEILNEAKKLTGIKNELKIISVTNLDKNDLSIGNPSVKGGEASILYIREAVKQALEGIIDAIVTAPISKESIHLAGSIYPGHTEMLKDLTGARNVAMMFEGGDFRVVLVTIHCALSEVPKLITQNRVFDAIELTHNSLVELFNIPSPKIVVCGLNPHAGESGIFGNEEIEHIIPAVRKAKDLGIDVTGPLPADTIFYRARQGIWDAVITMYHDQGLIPFKMLSFDDGVNVTLGLPIIRTSPDHGTAFDIAWRGKANPSSMIAAIKVAVNLARNRAPTDKL